The Halopseudomonas sabulinigri genome window below encodes:
- a CDS encoding alpha/beta hydrolase, giving the protein MNAASTANTQTPDLDQLRQWHPQAPSRASVLICHGMAEHGGRYARLAAVLNAQGISVYAPDLRGHGPAAQARPGQLPGGWPAMEEDLRRWLAAIRKRKPDAPLVLLGHSMGSYLVQGLLLQHSALVDAVILSGSNAHPPTLSRVGRFAAAIERTLRADDAPAQTLGKLSFGQFNKAFTPNRTDFDWLSRDPVEVDAYVNDPLCGFTLTADYWHGLFTTLLRIADVKQLRKIRHDLPVLIIGGDQDPVSAGNGLRKLQSRLQQAQLKQVELRLYPQARHEVFNEINREQVTRETLDWIMATLSLDSIGKPTDENA; this is encoded by the coding sequence ATGAATGCCGCCAGCACCGCTAATACCCAAACACCTGACCTTGACCAGCTACGTCAATGGCACCCGCAAGCCCCCTCTCGCGCCAGCGTGCTGATCTGCCATGGCATGGCGGAACACGGCGGGCGCTACGCCCGCCTGGCCGCTGTACTCAACGCGCAGGGCATCAGCGTGTATGCTCCGGACCTCCGTGGCCACGGGCCAGCTGCGCAAGCCCGGCCAGGGCAACTACCGGGCGGCTGGCCTGCCATGGAAGAGGACCTGCGGCGATGGTTGGCTGCGATACGCAAGCGCAAGCCTGACGCCCCTTTGGTACTTCTGGGGCACAGCATGGGTTCCTATCTGGTGCAGGGCTTGCTGTTGCAGCACTCAGCACTGGTGGACGCGGTCATCCTTAGCGGTAGCAACGCGCACCCTCCTACACTCAGCCGAGTAGGCCGTTTCGCCGCAGCAATAGAGCGTACGCTGCGTGCTGACGATGCGCCGGCCCAGACCCTTGGCAAGCTCAGTTTCGGGCAGTTCAACAAGGCTTTCACGCCAAACCGCACGGACTTTGACTGGCTCAGCCGTGACCCCGTTGAGGTTGATGCCTACGTAAACGACCCGTTGTGTGGTTTCACCCTGACCGCAGATTACTGGCATGGTCTGTTTACCACGCTGCTGCGTATCGCCGATGTAAAGCAACTGCGCAAGATAAGACACGATCTGCCCGTCCTGATCATCGGAGGCGATCAGGACCCGGTCAGTGCCGGCAATGGCTTACGTAAATTGCAAAGCCGCTTGCAGCAAGCGCAACTCAAGCAGGTAGAATTGCGGCTTTACCCACAAGCGCGCCATGAGGTGTTCAACGAAATCAACCGGGAGCAGGTTACCCGCGAGACGCTTGACTGGATCATGGCCACGCTTTCACTCGACAGCATAGGGAAGCCGACTGATGAAAATGCTTGA
- a CDS encoding vWA domain-containing protein: protein MLLGLFNEMRAAKVPVSVRELLDLINALKHHVVFADMDEFYYLARTVMVKDERHFDKFDRAFGAYFKGLENLDQLIEAMIPDDWLRKEFERMLSDEERAKIESLGGLDKLIEEFKKRLEEQKERHEGGNKWIGTGGTSPFGSGGYNPEGIRVGDAGKRQGRAAKVWDQREYKNLDDQVELGTRNIKVALRRLRKFARQGAADELDIDGTIDHTAKDAGLLNIQMRPERRNAVKLLLLFDIGGSMDAHIKVCEELFSACRTEFKHLEYFYFHNCIYESVWKNNMRRTSERTSTVDLLHKYGPDYKVIFVGDAAMAPYEITQPGGSVEHWNEEAGHVWIQRFTEKYKKLIWINPYPRDAWDYTTSTKIVRDLIEDRMHPLTLEGLEEGMRYLSK, encoded by the coding sequence ATGTTACTGGGCCTGTTCAATGAAATGCGTGCAGCCAAGGTGCCGGTATCGGTGCGCGAGTTGCTCGATCTAATCAATGCATTGAAGCACCATGTCGTGTTTGCCGACATGGACGAGTTCTACTATCTGGCGCGCACCGTAATGGTCAAGGACGAGCGTCATTTCGACAAGTTCGACCGTGCCTTTGGAGCCTACTTCAAGGGCCTGGAAAATCTCGACCAGCTGATTGAAGCGATGATCCCCGATGACTGGCTGCGCAAGGAGTTCGAGCGCATGCTGAGTGACGAGGAGCGGGCAAAGATCGAATCTCTGGGTGGGCTGGATAAACTCATCGAAGAGTTCAAGAAGCGCCTCGAAGAGCAGAAGGAACGCCACGAAGGCGGCAATAAATGGATCGGTACCGGTGGTACCAGCCCGTTTGGCTCAGGTGGTTACAACCCCGAAGGCATTCGTGTGGGTGACGCCGGCAAACGCCAGGGCAGGGCAGCCAAGGTATGGGATCAGCGCGAATACAAGAACCTGGACGACCAGGTTGAACTGGGCACGCGCAACATCAAGGTGGCACTGCGCCGTCTGCGCAAGTTTGCGCGTCAGGGCGCGGCAGATGAGCTGGATATCGACGGCACCATTGACCACACCGCCAAGGATGCCGGCTTGCTGAATATTCAGATGCGACCGGAGCGGCGCAACGCCGTCAAGTTGCTGCTACTGTTTGATATAGGCGGCTCAATGGATGCGCACATCAAGGTTTGCGAAGAGTTGTTCTCGGCGTGCCGTACCGAGTTCAAGCATCTGGAGTACTTCTACTTCCACAACTGTATTTACGAATCGGTGTGGAAAAACAACATGCGCCGTACCAGCGAGCGTACTTCCACAGTGGATCTGCTGCACAAGTATGGCCCGGACTACAAGGTCATTTTTGTCGGTGACGCCGCCATGGCGCCCTACGAGATTACCCAGCCCGGTGGCAGCGTGGAGCACTGGAACGAGGAGGCGGGCCACGTCTGGATTCAGCGCTTTACAGAGAAGTACAAGAAGCTGATCTGGATCAACCCGTACCCGCGTGATGCCTGGGACTACACCACCTCGACCAAGATCGTGCGCGATCTGATCGAAGACCGCATGCACCCGCTGACGCTGGAAGGTCTGGAGGAGGGCATGCGTTATCTGAGCAAATAG
- the hrpA gene encoding ATP-dependent RNA helicase HrpA, with protein sequence MPDSEMRSPDFSSVMAADRQRLQQQFRKLSGAGQVSASGDWVRRFEASAARVAARSASIPSIRFVDSLPIAEKREQIKAAIAEHQVVVIAGETGSGKTTQLPKICLELGRGTRGLIGHTQPRRLAARSVASRIADELGTPLGELVGYQVRFTDQSSDKTLIKLMTDGILLAETQNDRFLNRYDTLIIDEAHERSLNIDFLLGYLKTILAKRPDLKVIITSATIDLERFSQHFNNAPVIEVSGRTYPVDLWYRPLTAEQDEEGNAVEEDLSIDQGIVSALREIADHERAQRQPPGDVLIFLPGEREIRDTADYLRKANLKHTEILPLYARLSAAEQQKIFASHAGRRVVLATNVAETSLTVPGIVYVIDPGEARISRYSPRSKVQRLPVEAVSQASANQRKGRCGRVAPGICVRLYSEEDFNGRPAFTDPEIRRTNLASVILQMLNLRLGRIEDFPFIEPPDSRAISDGFTLLQELGAVDKAGGMSELGRQLARLPVDPRIGRMLLEGAQQNCLHEIAVIASALAVQDPRERPLEKQQAADQAHAQWADDASDFAAFLNLWAGHEQQRQALTQGQLRSWCRRNFLNYLRLREWRETHRQIRLTCRDLGLKENEQAAGHESIHKALLSGLLSHLGNKTEEGDYLGARQRRFLLHPSSALAKKKPAWVMVAELTETRRLYGRLAAKLDPLWIEPLAKHLTKTSYSEPHWEKKRGQVVAFEQVTLYGLIIVPRRKVHYGPIDPVVSRELFIRHALVAGEWHGRAAFNKANQQLIGELDELEAKSRKRDIVVDDETLYRYFDQHLPADIVQLASFERWLKRTSQQQPKLLHMTRDDLLQREANDVSADLYPDLLRWESAALPLSYHFEPGHPADGVTVRIPASLLRRIPPARLEWLVPGLLFDKCVALVRGLPKALRKNFVPVPDFVRAALERMPFGEGSLTQALGRELTRMTGVRLDEQNWHDIALEDHLRMRIEVVDAAGEVICSGRDYSALCGELEGRPMEPEPASSAVQESPENAEPAGSYALAETQVRKQAGIAVQVYPAWVEQGEEVVEQLFDVAQIAAQQHRKGVQRLLLQALPEQARLVRQRNQALKDAAIYYRDLGTAKQLTEDVLLGAVDRVFLLEGEPLPRAPDAIKALLEQRRADWVPAAEQLAQQVLAILKQWHGLRKRFKGKVELAHAMAMNDVRDQLAKLIYPGFAREVPAQWLAQYPRYLSAIEQRLDKLPGQVPRDRAWTDELQGFQQQYQALTDKWQREGRWDSQLDEWRWMLEEYRVSLFAQQLGTRMPVSAKRLAKLWREITA encoded by the coding sequence ATGCCCGACTCAGAGATGCGCAGCCCCGATTTTTCCAGCGTCATGGCGGCTGACCGCCAGCGCCTGCAACAACAGTTTCGCAAACTGAGCGGTGCCGGCCAGGTCAGCGCCAGCGGCGACTGGGTCAGGCGCTTCGAGGCGTCAGCTGCCAGGGTTGCCGCGCGCTCGGCCAGCATTCCGTCCATTCGCTTTGTCGACAGCTTGCCGATTGCCGAGAAGCGCGAGCAGATCAAAGCCGCTATTGCCGAGCACCAGGTGGTGGTTATTGCCGGGGAGACTGGCTCGGGTAAAACCACCCAGCTACCGAAGATTTGTCTGGAACTGGGGCGTGGCACCCGCGGCCTGATCGGCCACACTCAGCCAAGACGTCTGGCAGCGCGCAGTGTCGCCAGCCGTATCGCCGATGAGCTGGGTACGCCTCTGGGCGAACTGGTGGGCTACCAAGTGCGTTTTACCGACCAAAGCTCGGACAAGACGCTGATCAAGCTGATGACCGACGGTATTCTGCTAGCCGAGACGCAGAATGATCGCTTTCTCAACCGCTACGACACGCTGATCATCGATGAGGCGCATGAGCGCAGCCTGAATATCGATTTTCTGCTGGGCTACCTGAAGACTATCCTGGCCAAGCGGCCAGACCTGAAGGTAATCATTACCTCGGCGACCATTGATCTGGAACGCTTCTCGCAACACTTCAATAATGCCCCCGTGATTGAGGTCTCCGGCAGAACCTACCCGGTCGATCTTTGGTATCGCCCGCTCACCGCGGAGCAGGACGAAGAGGGCAACGCCGTAGAGGAAGACCTGAGTATCGATCAGGGCATCGTCTCTGCCCTGCGCGAAATTGCCGATCACGAACGTGCGCAGCGGCAACCGCCGGGTGATGTGCTGATCTTTCTGCCGGGCGAGCGCGAGATTCGCGATACCGCTGACTATCTGCGCAAGGCCAATCTCAAACATACCGAGATTCTGCCGCTCTACGCTCGGTTGTCAGCCGCCGAGCAGCAGAAGATTTTTGCTTCCCACGCCGGGCGTCGGGTGGTGCTGGCCACCAACGTCGCGGAAACCTCGCTGACGGTACCTGGGATTGTCTATGTGATTGACCCGGGCGAAGCACGTATCAGCCGCTACAGCCCGCGTTCCAAGGTGCAACGTTTGCCTGTCGAGGCGGTCTCGCAGGCCAGCGCTAATCAGCGCAAGGGTCGCTGTGGTCGCGTTGCGCCGGGTATCTGCGTGCGCCTCTACAGTGAAGAAGACTTCAACGGTCGGCCGGCATTTACCGATCCGGAGATTCGTCGTACTAACCTGGCGTCGGTCATTCTGCAGATGCTCAACCTGCGTCTGGGGCGCATCGAGGACTTCCCCTTTATCGAGCCACCAGACAGCCGTGCCATCAGTGACGGTTTTACCTTGTTGCAGGAGCTGGGCGCCGTAGACAAGGCCGGTGGCATGAGCGAGTTGGGCCGCCAGCTGGCGCGCCTGCCAGTCGATCCGCGGATCGGCCGCATGCTGCTCGAAGGCGCGCAACAAAACTGCCTGCATGAGATCGCCGTGATTGCCAGTGCGCTGGCCGTGCAGGACCCGCGTGAACGGCCGCTGGAAAAGCAGCAAGCCGCCGACCAGGCACATGCGCAATGGGCCGACGACGCTTCCGACTTTGCCGCCTTCCTGAACCTGTGGGCCGGCCATGAGCAGCAACGTCAGGCGCTGACCCAGGGCCAGTTGCGTAGCTGGTGTCGGCGCAACTTTCTCAATTATCTGCGACTGCGCGAATGGCGTGAGACGCACCGCCAGATTCGCCTGACCTGCCGTGATCTGGGTCTGAAAGAAAACGAACAGGCCGCAGGCCACGAGTCCATCCACAAGGCGTTGTTGTCCGGGCTGCTCAGCCACTTGGGTAACAAGACCGAGGAGGGAGATTATCTGGGTGCACGGCAACGGCGCTTTCTGCTGCATCCGTCCTCTGCGCTGGCGAAGAAAAAGCCTGCCTGGGTCATGGTGGCCGAATTGACCGAAACCCGGCGTCTCTACGGTAGGCTGGCGGCCAAGCTCGATCCCCTCTGGATAGAACCGCTGGCCAAGCACCTGACCAAGACCAGCTACAGCGAGCCGCACTGGGAGAAAAAGCGCGGGCAAGTGGTAGCGTTCGAGCAGGTAACGCTCTACGGCCTGATCATAGTGCCGCGGCGCAAGGTGCACTACGGCCCAATAGACCCGGTGGTGTCGCGCGAGTTATTTATTCGCCATGCGCTGGTGGCGGGTGAATGGCATGGCCGCGCTGCGTTCAACAAGGCCAATCAACAGCTGATCGGTGAGCTGGATGAGCTGGAAGCGAAATCGCGCAAGCGCGACATCGTGGTAGACGATGAAACCCTGTATCGCTATTTCGATCAGCACTTGCCCGCCGATATCGTGCAGTTGGCCAGTTTCGAGCGCTGGCTGAAGCGTACCAGCCAGCAGCAGCCCAAGTTGCTGCACATGACCCGCGATGATCTGCTGCAGCGCGAAGCCAACGACGTTAGTGCCGACCTTTATCCTGACCTGCTGCGCTGGGAGTCTGCCGCGTTGCCGCTCAGTTATCACTTTGAGCCAGGGCATCCGGCTGACGGGGTAACGGTGAGGATCCCCGCGTCCTTGCTGCGCCGCATTCCTCCGGCCCGCCTGGAGTGGTTGGTGCCTGGGCTATTGTTCGACAAGTGCGTGGCACTGGTGCGTGGCCTGCCCAAGGCGCTGCGCAAGAACTTCGTGCCTGTGCCGGATTTTGTGCGCGCGGCGCTGGAGCGCATGCCGTTTGGCGAGGGTAGTCTCACTCAGGCCCTGGGCCGGGAACTGACGCGCATGACCGGCGTACGCCTGGATGAACAGAATTGGCATGACATCGCGCTGGAAGATCACCTGCGCATGCGTATCGAAGTAGTTGACGCCGCTGGCGAGGTGATCTGCAGTGGGCGCGACTACAGTGCCCTCTGCGGAGAGCTGGAGGGCCGCCCTATGGAGCCGGAGCCGGCCAGCAGCGCCGTGCAGGAATCACCTGAGAATGCTGAGCCGGCAGGCAGTTATGCCTTGGCCGAAACGCAGGTGCGCAAGCAGGCGGGCATTGCCGTGCAGGTCTATCCAGCCTGGGTGGAGCAGGGCGAGGAGGTGGTGGAGCAGTTGTTTGATGTGGCGCAGATCGCCGCCCAACAGCACCGCAAGGGCGTGCAACGCCTGTTGCTGCAGGCGCTGCCGGAGCAAGCCCGGCTGGTGCGACAGAGGAACCAGGCATTGAAAGACGCCGCCATCTATTACCGTGATCTGGGCACGGCAAAACAGCTGACCGAAGACGTGTTGCTGGGCGCGGTTGATCGGGTTTTTCTGCTTGAGGGCGAGCCGCTGCCGCGTGCCCCCGATGCGATCAAGGCCTTGCTTGAGCAACGCCGTGCAGACTGGGTGCCAGCTGCGGAGCAATTGGCGCAGCAAGTGCTGGCGATCCTCAAGCAGTGGCACGGCCTGCGTAAACGCTTCAAGGGTAAGGTTGAACTGGCCCACGCCATGGCCATGAACGATGTGCGCGATCAACTGGCCAAACTGATTTACCCTGGCTTTGCTCGCGAGGTACCAGCCCAGTGGCTGGCACAATACCCGCGCTACCTCAGCGCCATCGAGCAACGGCTCGACAAGTTGCCGGGCCAGGTGCCGCGTGACCGCGCCTGGACCGATGAGCTGCAGGGTTTTCAGCAGCAATATCAGGCGCTCACTGACAAGTGGCAACGCGAGGGCCGTTGGGACAGCCAGCTGGATGAATGGCGCTGGATGCTGGAGGAATACCGGGTGTCGCTGTTCGCTCAGCAGCTCGGCACGCGCATGCCGGTTTCGGCCAAGCGACTGGCCAAACTTTGGCGCGAAATCACAGCTTGA
- the fadD1 gene encoding long-chain-fatty-acid--CoA ligase FadD1 — protein sequence MLENFWKDKYPAGVDSEINPDQYPNILAVLKESCQRFANKPAFTNLGKTITYGEMYTLSGHFAAYLQKHSGLQPGDRIAVQMPNVLQYPIVVFGAMRAGYVVVNTNPLYTQREMEHQFNDSGAKALVCLANMAHLAEQVVPKTGVKQVIVTEVGDMLPPLKRFLVNTVVKHVKKMVPSYSIPGMVKFNDAMAKGRALSFTEATPAAEDLAVLQYTGGTTGVAKGAMLTHRNLVANMLQAKALMGSNMIDGEEVIICPLPLYHIYAFTFHCMAMMLSGNHNILITNPRDLDAFVKELSQHRFTGFVGLNTLFAGLCNNAAFRALDFTGFKVTLSGGMALQLATAERWKEVTGSPVCEGFGMTETSPVATVNPISDIRLGTIGIPVPSTLCKVIDEDNNELPLGERGELCVKGPQVMKGYWQRKEATEEILDDEGWLKTGDIAIIQEDGYLRIVDRKKDMILVSGFNVYPNELEDVMAAIPGVAQCAAIGVPDEKSGEAIKVFLVKSADANLTEAQVKEHMRSNLTAYKVPKFVEFRDSLPTTNVGKILRRELRDEELKKLAG from the coding sequence ATGCTTGAAAATTTCTGGAAAGACAAATATCCAGCGGGCGTTGACTCAGAGATCAACCCCGATCAGTACCCCAATATTCTGGCTGTGCTCAAAGAGTCCTGCCAACGCTTTGCCAACAAGCCCGCCTTTACCAATCTTGGCAAGACCATTACCTACGGTGAGATGTACACCCTGTCTGGTCACTTTGCCGCTTACCTGCAAAAACACAGCGGTCTGCAGCCCGGCGATCGCATCGCCGTGCAAATGCCGAACGTATTGCAGTATCCGATCGTCGTCTTTGGTGCCATGCGCGCCGGTTACGTAGTGGTCAATACCAACCCGCTGTATACCCAGCGTGAAATGGAACACCAGTTCAACGACTCGGGCGCCAAGGCGCTGGTCTGCCTGGCCAATATGGCGCATCTGGCGGAACAGGTGGTGCCGAAAACCGGCGTGAAGCAGGTCATCGTGACCGAAGTGGGCGACATGCTGCCGCCGCTGAAGCGTTTTCTGGTCAATACCGTCGTCAAACACGTCAAGAAGATGGTGCCGTCCTATTCCATCCCGGGCATGGTCAAGTTCAATGACGCCATGGCCAAGGGCCGTGCCTTGTCCTTCACTGAAGCCACGCCCGCCGCCGAAGATCTGGCTGTGCTGCAATACACCGGCGGCACCACAGGGGTTGCCAAGGGCGCGATGCTCACGCACCGCAACCTGGTGGCCAACATGCTGCAGGCCAAGGCGCTGATGGGCTCCAACATGATCGACGGTGAAGAGGTGATCATCTGCCCGCTGCCGCTCTACCATATCTACGCCTTCACCTTCCATTGCATGGCCATGATGCTGAGCGGTAACCACAACATTCTGATCACCAACCCGCGTGACCTGGATGCCTTTGTCAAAGAGCTCTCGCAGCATCGCTTCACCGGTTTTGTCGGTCTGAATACGCTGTTTGCCGGCCTGTGCAACAACGCGGCTTTCCGCGCGCTGGATTTCACCGGCTTCAAGGTCACGCTGTCCGGCGGCATGGCGCTGCAACTGGCCACGGCCGAACGCTGGAAAGAGGTAACTGGCAGCCCGGTATGTGAAGGCTTCGGCATGACCGAAACCAGCCCGGTCGCTACGGTCAACCCAATCAGTGATATTCGCTTGGGTACCATTGGTATTCCAGTGCCTTCAACGCTGTGCAAGGTAATCGACGAAGACAACAACGAGTTGCCGTTGGGCGAGCGCGGCGAGCTGTGTGTCAAGGGCCCGCAGGTCATGAAGGGCTACTGGCAGCGCAAGGAAGCCACCGAGGAAATCCTCGATGACGAAGGCTGGTTGAAGACCGGCGATATCGCCATCATTCAGGAAGACGGCTACCTGCGCATCGTCGACCGCAAGAAAGACATGATTCTGGTCTCCGGCTTCAACGTCTACCCCAATGAGCTGGAAGACGTTATGGCCGCTATTCCAGGTGTTGCCCAGTGCGCTGCCATTGGTGTGCCGGATGAGAAATCCGGTGAGGCGATCAAGGTCTTCCTGGTCAAGAGCGCGGATGCCAACCTGACCGAAGCCCAGGTCAAGGAACACATGCGCAGCAACCTGACGGCCTACAAAGTGCCCAAGTTCGTCGAGTTCCGCGACAGTCTGCCCACCACCAACGTAGGCAAGATTCTGCGCCGTGAACTGCGCGATGAAGAGCTGAAGAAACTGGCCGGCTAA
- a CDS encoding long-chain-fatty-acid--CoA ligase — translation MDASFWDDKRPAGIPASIDPAQYTSVIDVFQQACQKHSDRPAFSNMGVTLSYADLDRYSAAFAAYLQQHTSLQPGDRIAVQMPNVLQFPIAVFGAIRAGLIVVNTNPLYTAREMRHQFKDSGARALIFMNVFGHLVQEVLPDTDIEFLFEAKIGDMLPGLKGVITNAVVKHVKKMVPAYQLPQAISFKKALQRSQGQRPTAVSKTLDDVAVLQYTGGTTGVAKGAMLTHGNLVANMLQVYANMQQLDKDGNKITKDSGEVIIAPLPLYHIFAFTVNCMCMMIAGHHNVLITNPRDIPGFVAELTKWPFSSVVGLNTLFVALMDHPEFANIDFSHLKSTGSGGTALVKATAERWEKKTGCKIGEGYGLTECSPVVTASPGDGLSRIGTVGLAVVGTALKVIDEQGAELGIGERGELCVKGPQVMKGYWNRPEATDEVLDADGWFHTGDVAIIDADGFVSIVDRIKDLIIVSGFNVYPNEIEDVVAAHPKVANAAAIGVPDEKSGEAVKLFVVANSPDLTIDELKAYCRANFTGYKVPKYYEMRESLPMSAVGKILRRELRDKE, via the coding sequence ATGGACGCTTCGTTCTGGGACGACAAACGGCCAGCCGGCATCCCGGCTAGCATTGACCCCGCACAGTACACATCGGTCATAGATGTCTTCCAGCAGGCCTGCCAGAAGCACAGCGATCGTCCTGCCTTCAGTAATATGGGTGTAACCCTCAGTTATGCTGATCTGGATCGCTACTCTGCCGCGTTTGCCGCTTACCTGCAGCAACACACCAGCCTGCAGCCCGGTGACCGTATTGCCGTGCAGATGCCCAACGTACTGCAGTTCCCGATTGCCGTATTTGGTGCCATTCGCGCCGGCCTGATTGTGGTCAATACCAACCCGCTGTACACCGCGCGGGAGATGCGTCACCAGTTCAAGGACTCCGGTGCACGTGCGCTGATCTTCATGAACGTATTTGGTCATCTGGTGCAGGAAGTACTGCCAGACACCGACATCGAGTTTCTCTTCGAAGCCAAGATTGGCGACATGCTGCCGGGTCTCAAAGGGGTTATCACCAATGCGGTGGTCAAGCACGTCAAGAAGATGGTGCCGGCTTATCAGCTGCCGCAGGCAATCTCCTTCAAGAAAGCCTTGCAGCGTAGCCAGGGACAGCGCCCGACGGCGGTCAGCAAGACGCTGGATGATGTGGCGGTGCTGCAATACACCGGCGGTACTACCGGCGTTGCCAAGGGCGCCATGCTGACCCACGGCAACCTGGTGGCCAACATGCTGCAGGTGTACGCCAACATGCAGCAGCTCGACAAGGACGGCAACAAGATCACCAAGGACAGTGGCGAGGTCATCATCGCGCCGCTGCCGCTGTACCATATCTTCGCCTTCACCGTGAACTGTATGTGCATGATGATCGCCGGTCACCACAACGTGCTGATCACCAACCCGCGCGACATTCCCGGTTTCGTCGCCGAGCTGACAAAGTGGCCGTTTTCCTCGGTAGTTGGCCTCAATACCTTGTTTGTTGCGCTGATGGACCATCCCGAGTTCGCCAATATCGATTTCAGCCATTTGAAAAGTACCGGCTCCGGCGGCACGGCGCTGGTCAAGGCGACGGCGGAGCGCTGGGAGAAAAAAACCGGCTGCAAGATCGGCGAAGGCTATGGCCTGACTGAATGTTCCCCGGTGGTGACTGCGAGCCCGGGCGATGGCCTTTCGCGTATCGGCACTGTGGGTCTGGCGGTTGTTGGCACAGCGCTGAAAGTGATCGACGAGCAGGGCGCGGAGCTGGGCATCGGTGAGCGTGGCGAGCTTTGTGTGAAGGGGCCGCAGGTGATGAAAGGCTATTGGAACCGGCCGGAAGCAACTGATGAAGTGCTGGACGCCGACGGCTGGTTCCACACGGGCGACGTTGCGATTATCGACGCCGATGGTTTTGTATCCATTGTCGACCGCATCAAAGATCTGATCATCGTGTCCGGCTTCAACGTCTACCCCAACGAAATTGAAGACGTGGTGGCCGCGCATCCCAAAGTGGCCAATGCCGCTGCCATTGGCGTGCCGGATGAAAAGTCGGGAGAGGCGGTCAAGTTGTTTGTGGTGGCCAACTCGCCCGATCTGACAATAGACGAACTGAAAGCCTATTGTCGTGCCAACTTCACCGGTTACAAGGTGCCCAAATACTACGAAATGCGCGAGTCGCTACCCATGTCTGCTGTGGGCAAGATTCTGCGCCGCGAGCTGCGTGACAAGGAATAG
- a CDS encoding alpha/beta fold hydrolase translates to MEDPAMERLSLNLDSVELQLRCFAGSPQRAVVLLVHGALEDGRVFHPRRDQGLVGVLTAAGHSVYVLDLRGHGASQPRLQDAAAEVTQHRVITEDLPAALALLQERHRQQPLFAGGHGWGGVWLASALIRRPDLLAGIAGLLQFAVRRGQRHGGLFTRFASALFWRRLLPLLGHAKGLIPARAMALGSADESTAIYAANLAWMRGEWRDLEDGFDYASAIAELAWPPSLYLAGETDRQQGHIGDVRDFARELGPHDAQIVLLQKGQGCSRRYGHNDLLTHPQAEVDHFPLVLSWLEQHLR, encoded by the coding sequence GTGGAAGACCCCGCGATGGAAAGGCTCAGTCTGAATCTGGACTCGGTCGAGCTGCAACTGCGCTGCTTTGCCGGGTCGCCGCAGCGCGCCGTGGTTCTGCTGGTACACGGCGCGCTGGAAGACGGCAGGGTGTTCCACCCGCGGAGAGACCAAGGCCTGGTGGGCGTGCTGACGGCAGCAGGGCACAGCGTTTATGTGCTCGATTTGCGCGGTCATGGCGCGAGTCAACCCAGGCTGCAGGACGCGGCGGCTGAGGTTACCCAGCACCGAGTGATTACCGAAGATTTGCCAGCCGCGCTGGCGCTACTGCAGGAACGCCATCGGCAACAACCGCTGTTTGCCGGCGGCCATGGCTGGGGCGGTGTTTGGTTGGCCAGCGCGCTGATTCGCCGCCCGGATTTACTGGCAGGGATCGCTGGTCTGCTGCAGTTTGCCGTGCGCCGAGGGCAGCGGCATGGCGGCCTGTTTACCCGCTTCGCCAGTGCGCTGTTCTGGCGGCGCCTGCTGCCGCTGCTCGGCCACGCCAAGGGCCTGATTCCGGCCCGCGCCATGGCGCTGGGGTCCGCGGATGAATCCACTGCCATCTATGCAGCCAATCTGGCCTGGATGCGCGGTGAATGGCGTGATCTTGAGGATGGATTCGACTATGCTAGCGCGATAGCGGAGCTGGCGTGGCCGCCAAGTTTGTATCTTGCCGGCGAAACGGATCGTCAACAGGGGCATATCGGCGATGTTCGTGACTTTGCCCGCGAGCTGGGCCCACACGACGCGCAGATTGTCCTGTTGCAGAAGGGCCAGGGTTGTTCTCGGCGCTACGGCCACAATGATCTGCTGACTCACCCGCAGGCGGAGGTCGATCATTTTCCGCTGGTATTGAGTTGGCTTGAGCAACACCTGCGCTAG
- a CDS encoding MaoC/PaaZ C-terminal domain-containing protein, which yields MKMLENRTYDELTVGDSVRVDHLVKERDLILFAEVSGDVNPVHLDEAFAANTPFKGRIAHGMFSGALISATIACELPGPGTIYIGQEMSFLRPVRLDDTISIELEVLEKLPKNRVKIATRVFNQDGKQVVDGVATVMAPTEKTAIPQPALPPISF from the coding sequence ATGAAAATGCTTGAAAACCGTACCTACGACGAACTCACTGTGGGCGACAGCGTCCGTGTTGATCATCTGGTCAAGGAGCGCGACCTGATTCTGTTTGCCGAGGTGTCGGGCGACGTTAACCCGGTGCATCTGGACGAGGCCTTTGCTGCCAACACCCCGTTCAAGGGTCGCATTGCCCACGGCATGTTTTCCGGCGCGCTGATCTCCGCGACCATCGCCTGCGAGCTGCCGGGCCCCGGTACTATCTACATCGGCCAGGAAATGAGCTTTCTGCGCCCGGTGCGGTTGGACGACACCATCAGCATTGAGCTGGAGGTACTGGAGAAATTGCCGAAAAACCGCGTGAAGATTGCCACCCGGGTGTTCAACCAGGATGGCAAGCAGGTTGTCGACGGCGTGGCGACGGTGATGGCGCCTACGGAAAAAACCGCCATCCCACAGCCCGCGCTGCCGCCGATCAGCTTTTAA